A genomic window from Pseudomonas argentinensis includes:
- a CDS encoding 3-phosphoglycerate kinase, with amino-acid sequence MKKLCCALIACLPLAVQAYPIELEKQFNGAEVSASTQEIDHNMAAVRVQNYGQQAASCKAVFRNGPEAPRTRSVKLAAGQSGNLTVKFARSIIRLRVQLDCQPQ; translated from the coding sequence ATGAAAAAACTCTGTTGCGCACTGATCGCCTGCTTGCCGCTGGCGGTGCAGGCCTATCCCATCGAACTGGAAAAGCAGTTCAACGGTGCCGAAGTGTCGGCGAGTACCCAGGAAATCGATCACAACATGGCCGCCGTGCGGGTGCAGAACTACGGTCAGCAGGCCGCTTCCTGCAAGGCGGTGTTTCGTAACGGCCCCGAAGCGCCGCGTACTCGTAGCGTCAAGCTGGCGGCCGGGCAGAGCGGCAACCTCACGGTGAAGTTCGCGCGCAGCATCATCCGCCTGCGCGTGCAACTCGACTGCCAGCCTCAATAG
- a CDS encoding LysR family transcriptional regulator, with amino-acid sequence MKAPRVTLDQWRTLQAVVDHGGFAQAAEVLHRSQSSVSYTVARMQEQLGVPLLRIDGRKAVLTEAGDVLLRRSRQLVKQASQLEDLAHHMEQGWEAEVRLVVDAAYPSARLVRALTAFMPQSRGCRVRLREEVLSGVEEVLKEGVADLAISAYNIPGFLGSEMSPVEFLAVAHPDHPLHRLQRELNFQDLETQMQVVIRDSGRHQPRDMGWLGAEQRWTVGSLATAATFVGSGLGFAWLPRHMIERELKDGLLKPLPLDKGGNRKPVFFLYASKDKALGPATQILTDLIQRFDAAPLDAALVSPA; translated from the coding sequence ATGAAGGCTCCACGCGTTACCCTCGACCAATGGCGTACCCTGCAGGCCGTGGTCGATCATGGCGGCTTCGCCCAGGCGGCCGAGGTGCTGCACCGCTCGCAATCCTCGGTCAGCTACACCGTGGCGCGCATGCAGGAGCAACTGGGCGTGCCGCTGCTGCGCATCGACGGGCGCAAGGCGGTGCTCACCGAAGCCGGCGACGTGCTGCTGCGCCGTTCCCGGCAACTGGTCAAGCAGGCCAGTCAGCTCGAAGACCTGGCGCACCATATGGAACAGGGCTGGGAGGCCGAAGTGCGACTGGTGGTCGACGCCGCCTACCCCAGCGCCCGCCTGGTCCGTGCCCTGACCGCCTTCATGCCGCAGAGCCGCGGCTGCCGCGTGCGCCTGCGCGAGGAGGTGCTGTCCGGCGTCGAGGAGGTGCTCAAGGAAGGTGTCGCCGACCTGGCGATCAGCGCCTACAACATTCCAGGCTTTCTCGGCTCGGAAATGAGCCCGGTGGAATTCCTCGCCGTGGCCCATCCCGATCACCCGCTGCATCGCCTGCAGCGCGAGCTCAATTTCCAGGACCTGGAAACCCAGATGCAGGTGGTGATCCGCGACTCCGGGCGCCACCAGCCCCGCGATATGGGCTGGCTCGGCGCCGAGCAGCGCTGGACGGTGGGCAGCCTGGCCACGGCGGCCACCTTCGTCGGCAGCGGCCTGGGCTTCGCCTGGCTGCCGCGGCACATGATCGAACGCGAACTCAAGGATGGCCTGCTCAAGCCGCTGCCGCTGGACAAGGGCGGCAACCGCAAGCCGGTGTTCTTTCTCTACGCCAGCAAGGACAAGGCCCTGGGCCCGGCCACGCAGATCCTTACCGATCTGATCCAGCGCTTCGATGCGGCGCCGCTCGACGCCGCGCTCGTTTCGCCGGCCTGA
- the rarD gene encoding EamA family transporter RarD, with the protein MTLSGPGVLFSVSASILFALIPGYVQMLTPLDGFQVFAQRVLWSIPAVLLLLTLLRQWPLLLSALQRLGREPLLLAALPLAAALIGLQWFLFVWAPLTGHMLDVSLGYFLLPLAMVLAGRVFYGERLRPLQRLAVACALAGVLHELWQSQAFSWVTLVTALGYPPYFMLRRWMRLDALPGLVLEMLVMAPLAIWLIVYWAPAGMFVEHPRLWWMVPGMALLGTIALALMMASSRLLPLGLFGILSYVEPVLLFMFSLLFLGERFDPDQFMTYLPIWVAVVLVGWDSGRLLIKQRRRQTLA; encoded by the coding sequence ATGACCCTTTCCGGACCCGGCGTGCTGTTCTCTGTCAGCGCCTCGATCCTCTTCGCCCTGATTCCCGGCTACGTGCAGATGCTCACGCCGCTGGATGGTTTCCAGGTATTCGCCCAGCGTGTGCTGTGGTCGATTCCGGCCGTGCTGTTGCTGCTCACCCTGTTGCGTCAGTGGCCGTTGCTGCTGAGCGCCCTGCAGCGCCTGGGCCGCGAGCCGCTGCTGCTGGCCGCATTGCCATTGGCGGCGGCGCTGATCGGCCTGCAGTGGTTCCTGTTCGTGTGGGCACCGCTGACCGGCCATATGCTCGACGTATCCCTGGGTTATTTCCTGCTGCCACTGGCCATGGTGCTGGCGGGTCGGGTGTTCTATGGCGAGCGCCTGCGCCCGCTGCAGCGGCTCGCCGTGGCCTGCGCCTTGGCCGGGGTGCTCCACGAGCTGTGGCAGTCCCAGGCATTTTCCTGGGTCACCCTGGTCACGGCTCTGGGCTATCCGCCGTATTTCATGCTGCGCCGCTGGATGCGCCTGGACGCGCTGCCGGGGCTGGTGCTGGAGATGCTGGTGATGGCGCCCCTGGCCATCTGGCTGATCGTCTACTGGGCGCCGGCCGGCATGTTCGTCGAGCATCCGCGCCTGTGGTGGATGGTGCCCGGCATGGCGCTGCTGGGCACCATCGCCCTGGCCCTCATGATGGCCTCGTCACGCCTGCTGCCGCTGGGTCTGTTCGGCATTCTCAGCTACGTGGAGCCGGTGTTGTTGTTCATGTTCAGCCTGCTGTTTCTCGGCGAACGGTTCGATCCGGACCAGTTCATGACCTATCTGCCGATCTGGGTGGCCGTGGTGTTGGTGGGCTGGGACAGTGGTCGGCTGCTGATCAAACAGCGGCGCCGGCAGACGCTGGCCTGA
- a CDS encoding peptidylprolyl isomerase, which produces MLKKLALTACSLLFTAHLMAAENPTVLLTTSLGEIEVQLDEQKAPISTRNFLAYVDSGFYKGTVFHRVIPGFMVQGGGFDENLRQKQTQAPIKNEADNGLHNVRGTLAMARTQVRDSATSQFFINHTDNAFLDHGSRDFGYAVFGKVTRGMEVVDRIAQVRTANRAGQQNVPIDPVVILDAKRL; this is translated from the coding sequence ATGTTGAAGAAACTCGCCCTTACCGCCTGCTCGCTGCTGTTCACCGCCCACCTGATGGCCGCGGAAAACCCTACCGTGCTGCTGACCACCAGCCTGGGTGAAATCGAAGTGCAGCTCGACGAGCAGAAAGCGCCGATCAGTACCCGGAACTTTCTCGCCTACGTGGACAGCGGCTTCTACAAGGGCACCGTGTTTCACCGCGTGATTCCAGGCTTCATGGTGCAGGGCGGCGGCTTCGACGAGAACCTGCGCCAGAAGCAGACCCAGGCACCGATCAAGAACGAAGCCGACAACGGCCTGCACAACGTGCGCGGCACCCTGGCCATGGCCCGTACCCAGGTACGCGACTCGGCCACCAGCCAGTTCTTCATCAACCACACCGACAACGCCTTCCTGGATCACGGCTCGCGCGACTTCGGCTACGCGGTGTTCGGCAAGGTGACCCGCGGCATGGAAGTGGTCGACCGTATCGCCCAGGTGCGCACCGCCAACCGCGCCGGCCAGCAGAACGTGCCGATCGACCCGGTGGTGATTCTCGACGCCAAGCGCCTCTGA